A DNA window from Anaerocolumna sp. AGMB13020 contains the following coding sequences:
- a CDS encoding GNAT family N-acetyltransferase, protein MEFIIEAGKLSDIDEIERLYNEMNDALEAGINYPGFKKGIYPVRENAVEGVEEGYLYVIRCDGRIAGSVILSHKPEEAYIAVAWNIECSYDKIIVIHTLAVHPDFVRKGIGHSLMNFAEQHARKQGMKAIRLDVYEKNYPAIRLYERCGYEYVETVDLGYADYGLPWYKLYEKVL, encoded by the coding sequence ATGGAATTTATAATTGAAGCAGGAAAGTTATCTGACATCGATGAAATAGAGAGGCTTTACAATGAAATGAATGATGCCCTGGAGGCTGGTATAAATTATCCCGGCTTTAAGAAGGGGATATATCCGGTAAGAGAAAATGCTGTTGAAGGGGTAGAGGAAGGTTATCTCTATGTGATAAGATGTGACGGCAGGATTGCAGGCAGCGTCATATTAAGCCATAAACCGGAGGAAGCCTATATTGCTGTTGCCTGGAACATAGAGTGTTCTTATGACAAGATCATTGTCATCCACACCCTGGCGGTCCATCCGGACTTTGTCAGGAAAGGAATTGGACATTCACTCATGAATTTCGCAGAACAGCATGCCAGAAAACAGGGGATGAAGGCAATTCGGCTGGACGTATACGAGAAGAATTATCCGGCAATCCGTTTGTATGAACGGTGTGGTTATGAGTATGTGGAAACTGTAGATTTAGGTTATGCCGATTATGGACTGCCCTGGTATAAGTTATATGAAAAGGTGCTGTAG